A genomic stretch from Nocardia wallacei includes:
- a CDS encoding LLM class flavin-dependent oxidoreductase: MPLPNPLLLGVELSGTGTHPASWRRPDSRAEGLFTADYWVDAIAEADAAGLDFAFLPDSFALQSAGASGRLEAVGTAARAAAATRRIGLVPQAPVTHTEPFHLSKAVASLDFATYGRAGWEATVSRGQAKLFGRKGEQDEVSLWHEADEAIEVVTRLWDSWEDDAEIRDRSTGRFIDRDKLHYIDFAGDNFAVKGPSITPRSPQGQPLVAVRAADPHSTRVAVHRADLIRIAATDLAAAAQTRGELRAAVAAAGRDPNLVRVLVDLDVHVAATDDQAALDIAQLEVWTPTDPSNTLRHIGTPHSVRAVFEQVRAECAGDGVVLRPLALSAFIAQLPRIAPTLRERLGLPRPANRYATIS; the protein is encoded by the coding sequence ATGCCGCTGCCCAACCCACTGCTGCTCGGTGTCGAACTGTCCGGCACCGGAACCCATCCCGCCTCCTGGCGACGGCCCGACTCCCGCGCCGAGGGTCTGTTCACCGCGGACTACTGGGTCGACGCGATAGCCGAGGCCGACGCCGCGGGGCTCGACTTCGCCTTCCTGCCCGATTCGTTCGCGTTGCAATCCGCCGGAGCGAGTGGGCGATTGGAGGCGGTCGGCACGGCTGCTCGCGCCGCGGCCGCGACCCGGCGCATCGGTCTGGTGCCGCAGGCCCCCGTCACCCACACCGAGCCGTTCCACCTCTCGAAAGCCGTTGCCAGCCTGGACTTCGCGACCTACGGCCGGGCCGGCTGGGAGGCCACGGTGTCGCGCGGGCAGGCGAAGTTGTTCGGGCGCAAGGGCGAGCAGGACGAAGTGTCGCTATGGCACGAGGCCGACGAGGCGATCGAGGTGGTGACCCGGCTGTGGGACAGCTGGGAGGACGACGCCGAGATCCGCGACCGGTCCACCGGCCGCTTCATCGACCGCGACAAGCTGCACTACATCGACTTCGCCGGGGACAACTTCGCGGTGAAGGGCCCATCGATCACGCCGCGCTCGCCGCAGGGACAACCGCTGGTCGCGGTGCGCGCCGCCGATCCGCACAGCACCCGGGTGGCGGTACACCGCGCCGATCTGATCCGGATCGCGGCCACCGACCTCGCCGCGGCGGCACAGACACGCGGGGAGCTGCGGGCCGCCGTCGCCGCGGCGGGCCGCGACCCGAACCTGGTGCGGGTGCTGGTCGACCTCGACGTGCACGTAGCCGCGACCGACGACCAAGCCGCCCTCGACATCGCCCAGCTCGAGGTGTGGACGCCGACCGATCCGTCGAACACACTGCGCCACATCGGCACTCCGCATTCGGTGCGCGCGGTGTTCGAGCAGGTCCGCGCCGAATGCGCGGGTGACGGCGTGGTGCTGCGCCCACTCGCGCTGTCCGCGTTCATCGCGCAATTGCCCCGGATCGCACCGACGCTGCGTGAGCGCCTCGGCCTGCCCCGCCCGGCCAACCGCTACGCGACCATTTCCTGA
- a CDS encoding dipeptide ABC transporter ATP-binding protein — protein MSAAVERLPEPLLRIDELRVRYGDGTRSTAVAGATLTVSPGETVALVGESGSGKSTLAHAVIGLLHGGTIIGGTIHFDGERIDDAPQRRLRRLRGARIGLVPQDPGTSLNPVLRIGDQVAETLRIHGRATRRTGWAQAVRILEEAGLDRPELRARQYPQDLSGGQRQRVLIGMALACGPDLVIADEPTSALDVTVQRRILDHLAGRTAESGTAVLLITHDLGVAADRADRIAVMRGGEIVEIGDTAEVSAAPRHEYTRRLLSAVPALDAATRPPRPAAGRPLLAATGLRRTFRVGPRTTLTAVDDVALHVDRGETLALVGESGSGKTTTARIVARLDRPDAGTITFDGHDIGGLRGGRLRALRRRIQVVYQNPYASLNPKLTVAQAISEPLRALGIGDRRARRVRVAELLEQVALPADYLNRRPGALSGGQRQRVAIARALALHPDLVVFDEPVSALDVSVQAQILELLERLQRDLDLSYLFITHDLAVVRRIADRVAVMRAGEIVETGITSDIFATPRHEYTRDLLTAIPGAVREPTARPAPIERTA, from the coding sequence GTGAGCGCGGCGGTGGAGCGGCTACCGGAGCCGCTGCTGCGCATTGATGAACTGCGGGTGCGTTACGGCGACGGAACGCGGTCGACGGCCGTCGCCGGGGCGACGCTCACGGTCTCGCCGGGGGAGACCGTGGCGTTGGTCGGCGAATCCGGCTCCGGCAAGTCGACTCTCGCGCACGCGGTGATCGGCCTGCTGCACGGCGGCACGATCATCGGCGGCACCATCCACTTCGACGGCGAACGCATCGACGACGCCCCGCAGCGCCGCCTGCGCCGATTGCGCGGCGCGCGTATCGGTTTGGTGCCGCAGGACCCGGGCACCTCGCTGAATCCCGTGCTGCGCATCGGCGATCAGGTCGCCGAGACCCTGCGCATCCACGGCCGCGCCACCCGCAGGACCGGGTGGGCGCAGGCGGTGCGCATCCTCGAGGAGGCCGGGCTCGACCGCCCCGAACTGCGGGCGCGGCAATACCCCCAGGACCTGTCCGGCGGGCAGCGCCAGCGAGTGCTCATCGGCATGGCGCTGGCCTGCGGCCCCGACCTGGTGATCGCCGACGAGCCGACCAGCGCGCTGGACGTCACCGTGCAGCGCCGCATCCTCGACCACCTGGCCGGGCGCACCGCCGAGTCCGGCACCGCGGTCCTGCTGATCACCCACGACCTCGGCGTCGCGGCGGACCGAGCCGACCGGATCGCGGTGATGCGTGGCGGCGAGATAGTCGAAATCGGCGATACCGCAGAGGTGTCGGCCGCCCCTCGGCACGAGTACACGCGCCGGTTGTTGTCCGCCGTTCCCGCGCTGGACGCCGCGACGCGCCCGCCGCGTCCGGCGGCCGGCCGGCCGTTGCTGGCCGCCACGGGACTACGCCGCACGTTCCGGGTCGGCCCGCGCACCACGCTGACCGCGGTGGACGATGTCGCCCTGCACGTGGATCGCGGCGAAACCCTCGCCCTGGTCGGCGAATCCGGTTCCGGCAAGACCACCACCGCGCGGATCGTCGCCCGCCTCGACCGACCAGACGCCGGGACGATCACCTTCGACGGACACGACATCGGCGGTCTGCGCGGCGGACGGCTGCGCGCACTGCGCCGCCGCATCCAGGTGGTGTACCAGAACCCGTACGCGTCACTGAATCCCAAGCTCACCGTGGCGCAGGCGATCTCGGAACCGTTGCGCGCCTTAGGCATCGGTGACCGGCGCGCCCGGCGCGTTCGGGTCGCCGAGCTGCTCGAGCAGGTCGCGCTGCCCGCCGACTATCTGAACCGCCGGCCCGGCGCGCTCTCCGGCGGCCAGCGCCAGCGCGTAGCGATCGCCCGCGCCCTGGCCCTGCACCCGGATCTGGTGGTGTTCGACGAACCCGTGTCGGCACTGGATGTCTCGGTGCAGGCGCAGATTCTCGAACTGCTGGAGCGACTGCAGCGCGACCTCGACCTGAGCTACCTGTTCATCACCCACGACCTGGCCGTGGTGCGCCGCATCGCCGATCGGGTCGCGGTCATGCGCGCCGGCGAGATCGTCGAGACGGGCATCACCTCGGACATCTTCGCGACACCTCGACACGAATACACCCGCGACCTGCTGACCGCGATCCCGGGCGCCGTACGCGAGCCGACCGCACGGCCCGCTCCGATCGAAAGGACGGCCTGA
- a CDS encoding NtaA/DmoA family FMN-dependent monooxygenase (This protein belongs to a clade of FMN-dependent monooxygenases, within a broader family of flavin-dependent oxidoreductases, the luciferase-like monooxygenase (LMM) family, some of whose members use coenzyme F420 rather than FMN.) — protein sequence MSKSKVRKQIHLAAHFPGVNNTTVWSDPDAHSQIEFDSFVHLARTAERGLFDFFFLAEGLRLREHRGRIFDLDVVGRPDTFTVLNALAGVTTRLGLAGTINTTFNEPFELAKQFATLDHLSGGRAAWNAVTSSDAFTGENFRRGGYLPHAERYVRAAEVIDATRALWDSWPADALLVDRERGVFARPAPSVRVDSSQFDIEGRFVLPRSPQGYPVQLQAGDSEEGREFGAAKADAIFSRHGELEEGQRFYTDMKARLAKYGRARDDLKILPAATFVLGDSRADAEERARHIRSQQVGPQTAIAFLEQVWGRDLSGYDPDGPLPAEDPVDNVDITRGRVRHAKDPRAVAEDWRARAEAGNLSIRELIIEVTARQQFVGSPSEVAAEIDHYVQSDAADGFILVPHLTPGGLDEFVAKVVPELQERGSFRTEYTGTTLREHLGVRHPHQSSEGVRAS from the coding sequence ATGTCGAAAAGCAAGGTACGCAAGCAGATTCATTTGGCCGCTCATTTTCCGGGCGTCAACAACACCACGGTCTGGAGCGATCCGGACGCGCACAGCCAGATCGAGTTCGACTCGTTCGTGCACCTGGCCCGCACCGCCGAGCGCGGCCTGTTCGACTTCTTCTTCCTGGCCGAGGGGCTGCGGCTGCGCGAGCACCGCGGCCGCATCTTCGACCTGGACGTCGTGGGCCGCCCGGACACGTTCACCGTGCTCAACGCCCTGGCCGGGGTCACCACCCGGCTCGGGCTCGCGGGGACCATCAACACCACGTTCAACGAGCCGTTCGAGCTGGCGAAGCAGTTCGCGACGCTCGACCACCTGTCCGGTGGCCGCGCCGCCTGGAATGCCGTCACCTCCTCCGACGCGTTCACCGGCGAGAACTTCCGTCGCGGCGGCTATCTCCCGCACGCCGAACGGTATGTCCGCGCCGCCGAGGTGATCGACGCCACCCGCGCGCTGTGGGACAGCTGGCCGGCCGACGCGCTGCTGGTGGACCGGGAGCGTGGTGTGTTCGCGCGGCCCGCGCCCAGCGTGCGCGTCGACAGCAGCCAGTTCGACATCGAGGGTCGCTTCGTCCTGCCGCGCAGCCCGCAGGGTTACCCGGTGCAACTGCAGGCCGGTGACTCCGAGGAGGGGCGCGAGTTCGGGGCCGCGAAGGCCGACGCCATCTTCAGCCGCCACGGTGAACTCGAGGAGGGGCAGCGGTTCTACACCGATATGAAGGCGCGGCTGGCGAAATACGGCCGCGCCCGCGACGATCTGAAGATCCTGCCCGCCGCCACCTTCGTACTCGGCGACAGCCGCGCCGACGCCGAGGAGCGGGCCCGCCACATCCGATCGCAGCAGGTCGGACCGCAAACCGCCATCGCCTTCCTCGAACAGGTCTGGGGCCGTGACCTTTCCGGCTACGACCCCGACGGTCCGCTGCCCGCCGAGGACCCGGTGGACAACGTGGACATCACCCGCGGCCGCGTCCGCCACGCCAAGGACCCGCGTGCGGTCGCGGAGGACTGGCGGGCGCGGGCGGAGGCGGGCAACCTCAGCATCCGCGAACTCATCATCGAGGTGACCGCGCGGCAGCAGTTCGTCGGCTCACCGAGCGAGGTGGCCGCCGAGATCGATCACTACGTACAGAGCGACGCCGCCGACGGCTTCATCCTCGTGCCGCACCTGACCCCCGGCGGGCTCGACGAATTCGTCGCCAAGGTGGTCCCGGAATTGCAGGAGCGCGGCAGTTTCCGGACCGAGTACACCGGAACGACCCTGCGCGAGCACCTGGGTGTGCGCCATCCCCACCAGAGCAGCGAAGGAGTACGGGCGTCATGA
- a CDS encoding ABC transporter permease has product MGPGVVPRVAAPSAVSVVRVLRDNVFAVLAGLVLVVVLGWAVAPGVFSGRDPLVGVPGEKLRGPSVEHWFGTDNLGRDVYTRVVHAAELSLTATVFAVVIGLVFGTLVGLVAGAIGGAVDAVIMRIVDVLLSIPELLTSLALVTVLGFGTRNVAIAVGVALVARFARVMRTEVLRVRRAQYVEAALASGVRWPVVLVRHVLRNAYAPVAALAAVEFGVAVLAVSSLSFLGYGATPPTPEWGSLISEGRNYLATSWWMTTLPGLVIVAVVLSAQHLGRTIARDGDR; this is encoded by the coding sequence TGGTGCCTCGGGTCGCGGCGCCCAGCGCCGTGTCCGTAGTGCGGGTGTTGCGCGACAACGTGTTCGCGGTGCTCGCCGGACTGGTGCTGGTTGTGGTGCTGGGGTGGGCGGTGGCGCCCGGGGTGTTCAGTGGGCGTGATCCGCTGGTGGGGGTGCCGGGGGAGAAGTTGCGCGGGCCGAGTGTGGAGCATTGGTTCGGGACGGACAATTTGGGCCGGGACGTCTATACGCGGGTGGTGCACGCGGCCGAGTTGTCGTTGACGGCAACTGTTTTCGCGGTGGTGATCGGGCTGGTGTTCGGGACGCTGGTCGGCCTGGTAGCCGGGGCGATCGGCGGTGCCGTGGACGCGGTGATCATGCGGATTGTCGACGTGCTGCTGTCGATCCCGGAGTTGCTCACCTCGCTGGCACTGGTGACCGTGCTCGGGTTCGGGACCCGCAATGTCGCGATCGCGGTCGGAGTGGCGTTGGTCGCGCGCTTCGCCCGCGTGATGCGGACCGAGGTGCTGCGGGTGCGGCGCGCGCAGTACGTGGAGGCGGCGCTGGCGAGTGGGGTGCGGTGGCCGGTGGTGCTGGTGCGGCACGTGTTGCGCAATGCGTACGCCCCCGTGGCGGCGTTGGCCGCGGTCGAGTTCGGTGTCGCCGTGCTGGCGGTCTCGTCGCTGAGCTTCCTCGGCTACGGCGCCACCCCGCCGACACCGGAATGGGGCTCGCTCATTTCCGAGGGCCGCAACTACCTGGCCACCTCCTGGTGGATGACGACCCTGCCCGGTCTGGTCATCGTGGCGGTCGTGCTGTCCGCGCAACACCTGGGCCGCACCATCGCGCGGGACGGTGACCGGTGA